The following is a genomic window from Amycolatopsis cihanbeyliensis.
AGCCGCTCGGTCAGCGGCTCGATCGCGGCATCGTCGCCGAGTTCGGCGCCGATCTGCACCAGGTGCGGGCGGACGTCCTCGATGATCTCCTCAACCTCACCGGCAGGAAGGTCCGCCAGCGCGGTCCGAACCCGGACGAGGTACGCCCGCACCGCAGGCGGGGTCGTGCTGCTCATGGTGTCGCTCCCAACAGGTCGTCCATCGTCTTGGCGAAGGTGTGCCAGGTCCGCGCCGATTCCGCGAGCCGCCGGCGGCCCAGCTCGTTCAGGCTGTAGTACTTGCGGTGCGGGCCTTCCTCGCTCGGCACGACGTAGGAGGTCAGCACGCCTGCCTTGTACAGCCTGCGCAGCGTGCCGTACACCGAGGCGTCCCCCACCTCGTCCAGCCCCGCCTGCCGGAGCCTGCGCAACACGTCGTAGCCGTAACCGTCCTCGTCGCGCAGGGCGGCCAGCACCGCGAGATCCAGTACCCCCTTGAGCAGTTGGCTGATCTCCA
Proteins encoded in this region:
- a CDS encoding PadR family transcriptional regulator, translating into MEISQLLKGVLDLAVLAALRDEDGYGYDVLRRLRQAGLDEVGDASVYGTLRRLYKAGVLTSYVVPSEEGPHRKYYSLNELGRRRLAESARTWHTFAKTMDDLLGATP